The following proteins come from a genomic window of Micromonospora zamorensis:
- a CDS encoding DUF6158 family protein codes for MMTGSVREDGFASSGSSDMSPEQRVPEWAGDDLADPAGSTGLDGDLPGIDPTELTDEDLIREMHSLHRTRLDTLRHASDSALANHLRRTAELETEYLARHPGREVDPSRLRDA; via the coding sequence ATCATGACCGGATCGGTACGTGAGGACGGCTTTGCGTCCAGCGGCAGCAGCGATATGAGCCCGGAGCAGCGGGTGCCCGAGTGGGCCGGCGACGACCTCGCCGACCCGGCCGGCTCCACGGGTCTCGACGGCGATCTGCCCGGCATCGACCCGACGGAGTTGACCGACGAGGATCTGATCCGCGAGATGCACAGCCTGCACCGCACCCGCCTCGACACCCTGCGGCACGCGTCGGACTCCGCGCTCGCCAACCACCTGCGACGCACGGCGGAGCTCGAGACCGAGTACCTGGCCCGCCACCCGGGCCGGGAGGTCGACCCCAGCCGCCTGCGGGACGCCTGA